One Purpureocillium takamizusanense chromosome 1, complete sequence genomic window carries:
- a CDS encoding NRPS (COG:Q~SMCOG1127:condensation domain-containing protein~antiSMASH:Cluster_1.2~EggNog:ENOG503NWBA) encodes MSVRIFPDNAESHPKQYIMRYHVPHTNGTADATNPSLSGADETPVTTNGVWKLGHQPTSKDLETFKDSSVTRVVWGSPMALAICSADIDLTYLQVDESESLVRHLFPGNSLIILHPEQRQNDELWQIFDPEADGDCLFDEVHDPRDECEKVSDKGVESIHVERIEISGPSSDSSETASQDDLGSGILPFSLLNPSVGKQEVRSYAARLCRVEEHVIEDVLPCTALQEGLLALSAKRPGDYVATNEFEIDERVNVDRLHQAWERVAALNPILRTRFVSLPGQGIVQVILDQDISWTTTTDASNETEVGEMTLGSALTRFILCEGSAGRPARFIWEIHHSLYDGQSLPMLLSQVESIYFDEPIQDLEPMATLIKYIQSHDPRSEKAFWEQHFDSFQGPHFPPPKAGYTPQPDHQMVMAITEIEWGRGDFTSATVLRAAWAVATANGAGSGDSVFGATVTGRQAPIPRIELMAGPAIATVPVRVVIDWTATFGQLLDTVQRQAADMIPYEQTGLQRIAKISDQARLGCNFQSLLVVQPAAQEGHDTPGRHFLSEVSDSRGTQWQDFSTYPIVVECQLEANGAILRFAYDSNLICREQMEHVAQNFEFAIRQLSTTSLVHEPLTLLADDGLDRVWKLNAVVPSATEMLIHDLISQRVREDPSSPAVCAWDGDFTYQEVEELSTALALHLVWRGVATDMKVALLFEKSKWMAVAALGCIKAGGACMAVDTTQPEERLRSIVSQSECPIVISSVPNQELARQLGFSTDSIVVVGPDKLWDSPDPQTALPILMPSNDLYVVFTSGSTGTPKGAINTHRGFCTAITHQQRALGFTKSSRVFDFASYAFDASWCNLLHALTSGGCLCVPSNAERQNDLVKSLEKYNATTVDFTPSVARVVGKEALSRLSTLILGGEAVVDSDAFLAESNTEIINVYGPAECTPTATLAKVAPKDISIGRGAGACTWIVDPEKPDQLSPFGAIGELWIEGPLVGNGYLNDPAKTEAAFVKDPPWLLAGVSARRGRDAVPGRTGRLYRTGDLVRYRQDGSLLFVGRKDTQVKIRGQRVELGEIEQHLIAALDLPIATVVVDTILPKGSNGPVLVAFISIESDEMRTEEDHSKAVRKATESLTNLALPIYMIPVAYIPVFKLPVMTSGKTDRRQLRQIGESVYLQYRLSTEDEGVTDTLSDVEVILQQVWMSILNLSAQEASVNKAFTRLGGDSISAMQVVSQCKLHNLVFTVSDLLQASTIRKLASRCRVASRQQDKIEDAEEEGDEMKPFELSPIQQMFFDAYPEGLDHFNQSFMLELSRLVDGAVLYDATRALVSRHPMLRCRFIKDPELGSWMQRIVEEEDSMAFGFAEHFVQTRDQVVDVGQARQESMSLQDGPVFSCDLFHISNSSQMVILSSHHAVVDLVSWRIIWNDIEDYLNDGKLLTEPTASFRSWVRRQARVSSKASPFSVLPYAIPAPDIDFWGLPLSENTFSNCDAYNETFDADVTSLLFGDANECLRTEPIDIIIGVMVYAFVQVFPERDAPVVWIEGHGREQSDELPLDVSSTVGWFTTLHPRPIPINLQNSVLDAIRTAKDRRRQIPGKGRPYFACRYHSESGRQEFQGQDTTELTLNFTGRYQQLEGDEGLFRRPEYLGHEQRDIAEVSGSARRFTMVEINADIEENMLACSFAVHKNMKHHGRIIEWLELFGDTLNAVTRELAGGSPRFTLTDFPLLPLSYEGLDVLQLEQLPGLGIEPAAVGDIYPCSPLQEGILLSAQKEAASYATFSVFQCVPTDGKTPVSPSRLEQAWMTVVKRHTILQSVFTLHPEGNGFIQIVLPESQVRLAQLTSQEDPATVLSRLPRPEFAPNEPEHAFTICQSHTGEVACRLDASHSLIDASSMSIIIQDIVNVYDGCDMLPATPFGDMINYISSIPRAQRIASWTKLLRGVQPCEFPVASNHPHGPESHSDLSIPAEAIEGVSDFCKKLGITRSVFIQVAWSVVLAHFNGSSEACFGYLASGRDSPLDGIWTMVGPLANLLISRVDLTLPPRQVLEKASEDSIQHLSIQHTSLAEIQHELGLSGQRLFNTALSIREADKFKAGDDRTIEFQPYNGEDPHEYDLSLSANLDSGSMDIVMEFREPYVSKQVAEKAAQVLVEAIRYLLRTDIEGAEAPSSVDTLSKGFFRHITGADEHCVREFWNEQFQGIEGSHFPQKQEVGAQTRQMSEVSWALDGLSWDTHGDLTAATYVKGAWSIVTGRLLDSSEALFGTTIVDKQTILPVRVLVDQSSTIGDLLQSVQAQAAKISPFSRSPLYYIQALGQEAALACEFRTVLLVTDDGSDTRCNESTTTGDVVRNDDTEELDSYPLIVECRMSSSGLKVSLRFDEKEIGETQATRLGHQLEQVLRQVLTRDHGYTKLRDLHISSAQDIRDIWTWNSVVPSAVETCVHDLIAQRAQQRPHDAAIAAWDGALTYGQLHEQSNCLARELVLRGVGRGSLVPLLFEKSMWMAVAALAVMKAGAAAVATDTATQPEERLRTMAAQADARFCLTSEANRSLALRLGIDEVMVVSQDTDFAQLAPGTNLPEVNPSDVLYVVFTSGSTGMPKGAKVTHQNMATALHYQREALGYSQSSRVLDFSSYAFDVCWSNLLNALTAGACLCVPSMEERQNDLSGTLKKYGVTLADFTPSIARHTVGLDSLSTLILGGEVVLPTDRALASASANVCSAYGPAECTPTATILDLTGASDGGLGRGAGVVTWVVDQHNAEHLAPIGAPGELWLEGPLVGDGYLNDPEKTAAAFVQDPAWLVRGILGERPGRCGTVYRTGDLVQYNDDGSLRFIGRKDTQVKIRGQRVELEEVEYGVKNALDVSSLGSASAQVVAEVIEPQGAGQKLLAAFVAFDGDNRDYEALIKKATAGMNERLTRTLPPFMVPSLYVPLKAIPRVSSGKIDRRQLRAFGHGLTAKDVAVLGRADGERRPPETDAERTMQQLWVEILKVDPETVSADDSFFRVGGDSIGAMRLVSLARQRGVTLQVRDIFKNPVLRDLAALGS; translated from the exons ATGTCTGTCCGCATATTTCCA GACAACGCTGAAAGCCATCCCAAGCAGTACATCATGAGATATCACGTACCGCACACCAATGGCACGGCCGATGCCACCAACCCGTCTCTGAGTGGTGCCGATGAAACACCCGTCACCACCAATGGCGTCTGGAAACTCGGTCACCAACCAACGTCGAAGGATCTCGAGACCTTCAAAGACAGCTCAGTGACAAGAGTTGTCTGGGGCAGCCCAATGGCACTGGCAATCTGCTCCGCAGATATCGACCTGACCTACCTGCAGGTTGACG AAAGTGAGTCTCTGGTTCGGCATCTGTTCCCAGGAAATTCCCTGATCATCTTGCACCCGGAACAACGTCAAAATGACGAACTGTGGCAAATCTTCGACCCAGAGGCAGATGGAGACTGTCTCTTCGACGAGGTCCACGACCCACGCGATGAGTGTGAAAAGGTCTCGGACAAGGGCGTTGAAAGCATACATGTGGAGCGCATTGAAATCAGCGGGCCCTCATCGGACTCTTCAGAAACCGCTTCTCAGGATGACCTTGGGTCCGGGATTCTGCCGTTCTCCCTTCTTAATCCCTCCGTCGGCAAACAAGAGGTGCGCTCTTACGCGGCACGGCTATGCCGCGTTGAAGAGCACGTCATTGAAGATGTATTGCCCTGCACAGCCCTACAGGAGGGACTCCTGGCATTGAGCGCCAAACGTCCAGGAGACTATGTTGCGACGAATGAATTCGAGATTGACGAGCGTGTTAATGTTGACCGCTTACACCAAGCATGGGAACGTGTGGCCGCCTTGAACCCGATCTTGAGAACGAGGTTCGTCAGTCTGCCCGGCCAAGGCATAGTTCAGGTCATATTAGACCAGGACATATCGTGGACAACTACTACAGACGCATCAAACGAGACTGAAGTGGGCGAAATGACTCTGGGGAGCGCTTTAACTCGCTTCATTCTCTGTGAGGGTTCTGCGGGACGGCCGGCGCGTTTCATTTGGGAAATCCATCACAGCCTATATGACGGGCAAAGTCTGCCGATGCTCCTCAGTCAAGTGGAGAGCATCTATTTTGACGAACCGATCCAGGACCTGGAGCCCATGGCTACCCTCATCAAGTATATCCAGAGCCATGATCCTAGAAGCGAAAAGGCTTTCTGGGAGCAGCACTTCGACAGCTTCCAAGGACCACACTTTCCACCGCCTAAAGCTGGGTATACGCCTCAACCTGATCATCAGATGGTCATGGCGATCACAGAGATCGAGTGGGGTCGTGGTGACTTTACATCTGCCACCGTTCTTCGAGCGGCATGGGCTGTGGCCACCGCTAATGGTGCTGGATCGGGCGACTCAGTGTTCGGAGCCACGGTCACTGGCCGTCAAGCCCCTATCCCGCGGATCGAGCTCATGGCAGGCCCAGCGATAGCCACTGTTCCGGTTAGGGTTGTGATAGATTGGACCGCCACCTTCGGGCAGTTACTTGATACGGTGCAACGTCAAGCTGCTGACATGATACCGTATGAGCAAACTGGACTTCAAAGAATCGCCAAGATCTCCGACCAAGCTAGACTGGGCTGCAACTTTCAATCGCTGCTGGTCGTGCAGCCGGCAGCCCAAGAAGGCCACGACACCCCAGGGCGCCACTTCCTCAGCGAAGTCTCTGATTCCCGCGGAACGCAATGGCAGGACTTTAGCACGTATCCAATCGTCGTTGAATGCCAGCTGGAGGCAAACGGTGCCATTTTGCGTTTTGCGTATGATTCGAACCTTATATGCAGAGAGCAGATGGAACATGTGGCCCAGAATTTCGAGTTTGCAATTCGTCAACTGTCCACCACAAGCCTGGTCCATGAGCCATTGACGTTGCTGGCAGACGACGGGCTGGATCGTGTCTGGAAACTGAATGCAGTCGTGCCATCGGCCACTGAGATGCTCATTCATGATCTCATCTCGCAAAGAGTCCGGGAAGACCCGTCTTCTCCTGCAGTCTGTGCATGGGACGGCGACTTCACGTACCAAGAGGTAGAGGAGCTCTCAACGGCTCTTGCCTTGCACCTGGTTTGGAGAGGTGTGGCGACAGACATGAAAGTCGCTCTGCTGTTCGAAAAGTCCAAATGGATGGCTGTCGCTGCTCTGGGTTGCATCAAAGCTGGCGGGGCATGCATGGCGGTCGACACCACTCAGCCGGAGGAGCGACTTCGATCCATCGTCAGTCAGTCCGAGTGTCCAATCGTCATATCATCGGTGCCAAACCAAGAACTCGCCCGTCAACTTGGATTCAGCACGGATAGCATTGTAGTAGTTGGGCCAGACAAACTATGGGATTCACCAGATCCGCAAACAGCGCTGCCGATCTTGATGCCGTCGAACGATCTTTACGTTGTATTCACGTCTGGCAGCACCGGGACGCCCAAAGGAGCAATCAACACGCATCGTGGCTTTTGCACAGCGATAACGCACCAGCAGCGAGCATTGGGCTTCACGAAAAGTTCTCGCGTCTTTGACTTTGCCTCGTACGCATTTGATGCGTCTTGGTGCAATCTGCTCCACGCTCTCACAAGCGGTGGCTGTTTGTGTGTCCCGTCAAATGCGGAACGGCAGAACGATCTTGTCAAGTCGTTGGAGAAATACAATGCTACGACTGTCGACTTCACACCCTCCGTGGCAAGAGTAGTTGGCAAGGAGGCATTGTCCAGGCTGTCCACGCTCATACTAGGCGGAGAAGCTGTGGTGGACTCGGACGCTTTCCTGGCTGAGAGCAACACCGAGATCATCAATGTTTATGGGCCAGCTGAAtgcacgccgacggcgacattGGCTAAAGTCGCACCGAAAGACATCAGCAtcggtcgcggcgctggggctTGTACTTGGATCGTGGATCCGGAAAAGCCAGACCAGCTTTCGCCATTTGGTGCCATTGGAGAGCTCTGGATCGAGGGGCCATTGGTTGGCAATGGCTATCTCAACGACCCTGCAAAAACCGAAGCAGCCTTCGTCAAAGATCCTCCTTGGCTCCTGGCTGGTGTGTCAGCGCGTCGAGGTAGAGACGCTGTGCCTGGCCGCACAGGAAGACTTTATCGGACTGGGGACCTCGTGCGATATAGGCAAGACGGATCTCTCTTATTCGTCGGCCGTAAAGACACACAGGTCAAGATCAGAGGACAGCGCGTTGAGCTGGGAGAGATTGAACAGCACCTCATTGCTGCCCTCGACCTCCCGATCGCCACCGTGGTGGTCGACACAATTCTTCCCAAAGGATCCAATGGCCCCGTACTAGTGGCATTCATTAGCATTGAAAGCGATGAGATGCGGACTGAAGAGGACCACAGCAAGGCCGTTCGAAAGGCAACGGAGTCGTTGACGAATCTTGCCCTCCCGATCTACATGATTCCCGTTGCTTACATACCCGTCTTCAAGCTGCCCGTCATGACCAGCGGGAAGACCGACCGGCGACAACTCCGGCAGATTGGCGAGTCAGTCTACCTACAGTATCGCCTCAGCACCGAAGATGAGGGTGTCACCGACACTCTGAGCGATGTTGAGGTTATCCTGCAACAAGTTTGGATGTCCATCCTGAACTTGTCCGCCCAAGAGGCATCGGTGAACAAGGCTTTCACAAGACTGGGTGGCGACTCCATCTCCGCAATGCAGGTTGTGTCGCAGTGCAAGCTGCACAATCTTGTGTTTACGGTAAGCGATCTGTTGCAAGCCTCAACGATACGAAAGCTGGCCAGTCGCTGCCGCGTTGCCTCGCGTCAACAGGATAAGATTGAAGATGCGGAAgaagagggcgacgagatgaAGCCATTTGAACTATCACCGATCCAACAAATGTTCTTTGATGCCTACCCCGAGGGACTTGATCATTTTAACCAGAGCTTCATGCTCGAGTTGAGCCGGCTGGTAGATGGGGCGGTCCTTTATGACGCTACTCGCGCGCTCGTCAGTCGTCATCCCATGCTTCGTTGCCGATTCATCAAAGACCCCGAGCTCGGCTCTTGGATGCAGCGTATCGTTGAGGAAGAGGATTCAATGGCGTTTGGGTTTGCGGAACATTTTGTTCAGACTCGCGAtcaggtcgtcgacgtcggacAGGCCCGCCAAGAGTCAATGAGCCTCCAAGATGGCCCAGTCTTCTCGTGCGACCTCTTTCACATCAGCAATAGTAGCCAGATGGTCATCCTCTCATCTCATCATGCTGTCGTTGACTTGGTCTCATGGCGCATCATCTGGAACGACATTGAAGACTACCTCAACGATGGTAAGCTTTTGACAGAGCCAACGGCTTCATTTCGATCGTGGGTTCGGCGACAGGCGAGAGTCAGCAGCAAGGCATCGCCTTTCTCCGTACTTCCGTACGCCATACCGGCTCCCGACATCGACTTCTGGGGCCTGCCTTTATCCGAGAACACCTTCTCCAATTGCGACGCATACAACGAAACCTTCGATGCGGATGTCACTTCGTTGTTGTTCGGAGACGCCAACGAGTGTCTCCGCACGGAACCGATTGACATCATCATTGGCGTCATGGTTTATGCCTTTGTTCAGGTTTTCCCAGAGAGGGATGCCCCAGTGGTGTGGATTGAAGGCCACGGCAGGGAGCAGTCAGATGAACTTCCGCTCGATGTATCATCGACAGTCGGCTGGTTCACGACTCTGCACCCCCGTCCTATTCCGATCAATCTGCAAAACTCCGTTCTTGACGCCATCCGCACGGCAAAGGATAGGAGGCGTCAGATACCTGGCAAGGGGCGACCGTACTTTGCCTGCCGCTACCACAGTGAATCTGGTCGCCAGGAGTTCCAGGGCCAAGACACGACGGAATTGACACTCAACTTCACCGGCCGATATCAACAGTTGGAGGGAGATGAGGGCCTCTTCCGACGCCCAGAGTACCTCGGGCACGAGCAGCGGGACATCGCCGAGGTATCGGGGTCGGCTCGACGCTTCACCATGGTTGAGATCAACGCCGACATCGAGGAGAACATGCTGGCATGTTCCTTTGCCGTCCACAAGAACATGAAGCACCACGGTCGCATCATTGAATGGCTTGAGCTCTTCGGAGACACTCTCAATGCGGTCACCCGGGAATTGGCTGGAGGTTCCCCTCGTTTCACACTCACCGACTTCCCCTTGCTCCCTCTGTCGTATGAGGGCTTGGATGTGTTGCAGCTCGAACAATTGCCCGGTCTCGGGATCGAGCCGGCGGCAGTTGGAGACATTTACCCTTGCTCGCCTCTCCAAGAAGGAATACTACTCAGTGCACAGAAAGAAGCCGCCTCTTATGCCACATTCTCTGTGTTTCAGTGCGTACCGACCGACGGCAAGACTCCCGTCTCGCCATCTCGACTCGAACAGGCCTGGATGACGGTCGTCAAACGGCACACAATCCTTCAATCTGTCTTCACATTGCACCCCGAAGGAAACGGATTTATCCAGATTGTGCTTCCAGAATCTCAAGTCCGATTGGCTCAGCTCACATCACAAGAGGATCCTGCGACGGTCTTGAGTCGTCTGCCGAGACCAGAGTTCGCTCCGAATGAGCCCGAACACGCCTTTACCATCTGCCAGTCGCACACTGGAGAGGTGGCATGTCGGCTAGACGCCAGCCACAGCCTCATTGATGCGTCGAGTATGTCAATCATCATTCAAGATATCGTCAATGTATACGACGGCTGCGACATGTTGCCGGCAACACCGTTCGGAGACATGATCAACTACATTAGCAGCATCCCACGAGCGCAAAGGATCGCATCGTGGACAAAGCTTCTCAGAGGTGTCCAGCCATGCGAGTTTCCTGTGGCCAGTAACCATCCACATGGCCCCGAGAGCCACAGCGACCTTTCCATCCCGGCTGAAGCGATTGAAGGAGTCTCAGACTTCTGTAAGAAGCTGGGCATAACACGCTCTGTCTTCATTCAAGTAGCTTGGTCCGTGGTTCTCGCCCATTTCAACGGTTCGTCGGAGGCTTGCTTCGGATACCTTGCCTCTGGCCGAGATTCACCTCTTGATGGGATATGGACCATGGTCGGCCCCTTGGCCAACCTCCTCATCTCACGCGTGGACTTGACCTTGCCTCCACGACAAGTCCTGGAAAAGGCATCAGAGGACTCAATACAACATTTGTCAATACAACATACCTCACTCGCAGAGATTCAGCATGAGCTGGGTCTCTCGGGTCAAAGGCTCTTCAATACTGCTCTATCGATTCGGGAGGCAGACAAGttcaaggccggcgacgaccggACAATCGAGTTTCAACCGTACAACGGCGAGGACCCGCACGAATATGACCTCAGCCTGTCAGCCAACCTCGACTCGGGTAGCATGGACATTGTCATGGAGTTTCGCGAGCCGTACGTAAGTAAACAAGTGGCGGAGAAGGCTGCTCAGGTTTTGGTTGAAGCAATCCGGTACCTGCTGCGGACCGACATTGAGGGGGCTGAGGCACCCAGCTCCGTCGACACGCTGTCCAAGGGCTTTTTCAGGCACATCACTGGCGCCGATGAGCATTGTGTTAGGGAATTCTGGAATGAACAATTTCAGGGCATCGAAGGCTCGCACTTTCCACAGAAACAGGAAGTCGGCGCTCAGACGCGACAGATGAGTGAGGTCTCATGGGCCTTGGACGGCCTCTCCTGGGACACTCACGGCGACTTGACAGCGGCTACATATGTCAAGGGCGCATGGTCCATCGTGACCGGACGACTTCTTGACTCAAGCGAAGCGTTGTTCGGGACTACGATTGTTGACAAGCAGACAATCTTGCCGGTCCGAGTGTTGGTCGACCAGAGCTCAACCATTGGCGACCTACTGCAGAGCGTCCAAGCCCAGGCTGCAAAGATATCTCCCTTTTCACGAAGTCCGCTGTATTATATCCAGGCTCTCGGTCAGGAAGCAGCTCTGGCTTGCGAATTCCGGACCGTCTTGTTGGTGACAGATGACGGTAGCGACACGCGTTGCAACGAGAGCACGACAACTGGTGATGTGGtgcgcaacgacgacacaGAAGAACTCGACAGCTATCCGCTGATTGTCGAATGTCGTATGTCATCAAGCGGACTGAAGGTATCACTGCGCTTCGATGAGAAAGAGATTGGAGAGACACAGGCCACGCGCCTAGGCCACCAGCTTGAGCAGGTCCTACGGCAGGTCCTGACGCGGGATCATGGGTACACCAAGTTACGAGACCTTCACATCTCGAGTGCGCAAGACATTCGCGACATCTGGACTTGGAATTCCGTCGTACCAAGCGCCGTTGAAACCTGTGTTCACGACTTGATCGCCCAGCGGGCTCAGCAACGGCCTCACGATgcagccatcgccgcctgGGACGGTGCTTTGACATACGGCCAACTGCACGAACAGTCGAATTGTCTTGCCCGAGAGCTGGTGCTGAGAGGTGTCGGTCGGGGTTCACTTGTGCCTCTTCTCTTCGAGAAGAGCATGTGGATGGCAGTGGCTGCCCTGGCGGTCATGAAGGCCGGCGCAGCCGCGGTGGCTACGGACACTGCGACTCAACCGGAGGAGCGACTCCGTACCATGGCAGCGCAGGCTGATGCTCGTTTCTGTCTTACCTCTGAGGCAAACCGATCTCTTGCACTTCGACTTGGCATAGACGAAGTCATGGTCGTGAGCCAGGACACGGACTTTGCGCAGCTTGCGCCGGGAACGAATCTTCCTGAAGTCAACCCCTCGGATGTGCTGTATGTTGTCTTCACCtcgggcagcaccggcatGCCAAAGGGTGCCAAGGTCACGCATCAGAACATGGCCACTGCATTACATTACCAAAGGGAGGCGCTAGGATATTCGCAGTCCTCGCGGGTCCTAGACTTTTCCTCCTACGCCTTTGATGTCTGTTGGTCAAATCTCCTGAACGCGCTCACAGCCGGGGCCTGCCTCTGCGTTCCATCAATGGAGGAGCGGCAAAACGACCTATCAGGCACACTTAAGAAGTACGGCGTGACGTTGGCAGATTTCACCCCTTCAATCGCACGGCATACAGTTGGCTTGGACAGCCTATCCACCCTcatccttggcggcgaggtggtcTTGCCCACGGATcgggcgttggcgagcgCGAGTGCCAATGTTTGTAGCGCGTATGGCCCAGCTGAATGCACTCCCACGGCCACGATCTTGGACTTGACAGGGGCGAGCGATGGCGGactcggccgtggcgccggaGTCGTGACATGGGTGGTCGATCAACACAATGCTGAACACCTCGCGCCCATTGGAGCTCCAGGTGAGCTGTGGCTCGAGGGACCTCTTGTCGGGGACGGATACCTAAACGACCCCGAAAAGACAGCCGCCGCATTCGTGCAGGACCCTGCCTGGCTCGTCCGCGGAATTCTGGGCGAACGTCCCGGTAGGTGCGGAACCGTCTACCGCACCGGAGACCTTGTCCAGTACAATGACGACGGTTCTTTACGATTCATTGGTCGCAAAGACACCCAAGTCAAGATTCGAGGTCAGCGGGTCGAACTGGAGGAAGTCGAGTACGGGGTGAAAAACGCGCTCGACGTGTCGAGCCTGGGCAGTGCCAGCGCACAAGTTGTCGCCGAAGTCATTGAGCCGCAAGGCGCCGGGCAGAAACTCCTGGCCGCGTTTGTCGCCTTTGACGGAGATAACAGGGACTACGAGGCTTTGATCAAAAAGGCCACAGCGGGGATGAACGAACGGCTTACCCGTACTCTGCCCCCTTTCATGGTCCCATCACTCTATGTGCCCCTGAAGGCCATTCCGAGAGTCTCCTCGGGCAAGATTGACCGGCGTCAGCTCCGCGCCTTCGGCCATGGTCTCACGGCCAAGGACGTTGCAGTGCTCGGTCGCGCTGATGGGGAGCGACGCCCGCCGGAGACGGACGCGGAGAGGACAATGCAGCAGTTGTGGGTGGAAATACTCAAGGTCGACCCGGAAACTGTCAGCGCTGATGACAGTTTCTtccgcgttggcggcgactCGATCGGGGCCATGCGTCTCGTGAGCCTCGCGAGGCAGAGGGGCGTGACGCTGCAGGTTAGAGATATTTTTAAAAACCCAGTTCTCCGAGACTTGGCAGCTCTAGGATCATGA